One part of the Vibrio hyugaensis genome encodes these proteins:
- the fliF gene encoding flagellar basal-body MS-ring/collar protein FliF, which translates to MSELTTQVAGNSAMHSGTTQTLSSNNGMDDVTNKIKQLWSSSQRNLVLSAVLAAIVAAIIVVALWSSSQSFRPLYSQQERFDIGEIVSVLESEGISYRMQEQNGQVLVPEGEVARIRMLLASKGVKAKLPTGLDSLKEDSSLGTSQFMETARYRHGLEGELVRTIMSLNAVANARVHLAIPRQTLFVRQNTENPSASVMLELKPGEDLKPEQVEAIINLVVGSVTAMKAEFVSVIDQYGRLLSADVASAEAGKVNAKYLEYQKSVEKQIIQRASDMLTPIVGPSNFRVQVAADMDFSQVEETQEILDNAPVVRNEHTIQNNSIDQIALGIPGSLSNQPPVTGETPTNDSQNTNARSEINRQYAVGSSVRRTQYQQGQIDKLSVSVLLNSQASPDGVAWSEADKSQISTMIMDAVGISATRGDSLSLMSFNFTPIEIDAPPALPWWQDPTVQQPLRYVIGGMLGLAMIFFVLRPLIMHLTGADKPSQELEFAEPQEEPQYDNLQTREEREREEVLNRRLSEKGIAVSSGLDVNSDMLPPAGSPLEIQLKHLQLIANEEPERVAEILKQWVNINEHSSVNVKADA; encoded by the coding sequence ATGTCAGAACTTACCACTCAAGTGGCCGGAAATTCTGCGATGCATTCCGGCACGACACAGACGCTTTCATCAAATAATGGGATGGATGATGTCACAAATAAAATCAAACAGTTGTGGTCTAGCAGCCAACGCAATCTGGTGTTGTCTGCGGTTTTAGCCGCGATTGTTGCTGCGATTATCGTGGTCGCGTTATGGAGCTCTTCCCAAAGTTTCCGTCCGCTTTACAGCCAGCAAGAGCGCTTTGATATCGGTGAGATTGTGTCGGTACTGGAAAGCGAAGGCATCAGCTACCGCATGCAAGAGCAAAATGGACAAGTATTAGTGCCAGAAGGTGAAGTCGCTCGTATCCGCATGTTGTTGGCATCAAAAGGTGTTAAAGCGAAACTGCCTACGGGTTTAGATTCGCTAAAAGAAGACAGCTCTCTTGGCACCAGTCAGTTTATGGAAACAGCGCGTTATCGTCATGGTTTAGAGGGTGAGTTAGTACGCACTATCATGTCGCTTAATGCAGTCGCGAATGCGCGTGTGCACTTAGCGATTCCTCGTCAAACCTTGTTTGTCCGCCAGAATACAGAAAACCCTTCTGCATCAGTTATGTTAGAACTGAAACCAGGTGAAGATCTCAAGCCAGAACAAGTGGAAGCCATCATCAATTTGGTGGTGGGTAGTGTGACGGCAATGAAGGCAGAATTTGTCTCGGTGATTGACCAATATGGCCGACTATTGAGTGCAGACGTTGCCTCTGCAGAAGCGGGTAAAGTTAACGCTAAATACCTTGAATACCAAAAGAGTGTCGAGAAGCAAATCATCCAGCGTGCTTCAGACATGCTAACGCCGATTGTTGGCCCAAGTAACTTCCGCGTGCAAGTTGCAGCCGATATGGACTTTAGTCAAGTCGAAGAGACGCAAGAGATCCTCGATAATGCGCCAGTGGTTCGCAATGAACACACCATTCAAAATAACTCAATTGATCAAATTGCTTTGGGCATCCCTGGCTCACTAAGCAATCAACCTCCGGTTACGGGTGAAACGCCAACTAACGATAGCCAAAACACTAACGCGCGCTCAGAGATCAATCGTCAATATGCGGTTGGCAGCAGTGTTCGTCGTACTCAATATCAGCAGGGGCAAATTGACAAGCTAAGTGTGTCAGTCCTCTTGAATTCACAAGCATCACCAGATGGTGTGGCATGGAGCGAAGCGGACAAGTCCCAAATCTCAACAATGATCATGGACGCTGTCGGCATTTCTGCGACTCGTGGCGACAGTTTGAGTTTGATGAGCTTCAACTTCACACCAATCGAGATTGATGCGCCGCCAGCACTGCCTTGGTGGCAAGACCCAACCGTACAGCAACCCTTGCGTTATGTGATTGGTGGGATGTTGGGATTAGCGATGATCTTTTTTGTGCTTCGTCCTTTGATCATGCACTTAACTGGAGCTGATAAACCGTCACAGGAACTGGAGTTTGCTGAACCACAGGAAGAGCCGCAATACGACAATCTGCAAACGCGTGAAGAGCGTGAACGTGAAGAAGTATTGAATCGCCGACTGTCCGAGAAAGGGATTGCCGTCTCCTCTGGTTTGGACGTCAACAGCGACATGTTACCGCCAGCCGGCTCTCCACTAGAAATCCAATTGAAACACCTACAGCTTATTGCTAATGAAGAGCCTGAGCGTGTAGCCGAAATTCTGAAACAATGGGTAAACATCAATGAACACAGCTCAGTCAACGTCAAAGCAGACGCTTAG
- a CDS encoding flagellar motor switch protein FliG: protein MNTAQSTSKQTLSYVEQTALVLLGMGEDAAAKVLQHFSRDETQRVTRAMAKLNGIKSDSARGVIQHFFEDFREHSGIRGASKEYLSNTLRKALGNDLAKGLLNNLYGDEIRNNMQRLQWVEAETLARFIVNEHPQMQAIFLAYLPADSSSAVLKHLPQDYHDEIVFRIAQLQDIDHQVANDLHELVERCIEKVSASQSTPLSGVKQAADIINRFEGDRASLMEMLKLHDENVVNEIEENMFDFMVLGRQREETMDALVQQIPLELWAVALKGADILLQQAIKRSMPQRMVKALEDDMELRGAVVLSRVQRARQDIMQMVRELDEAGEIQLLLYEEPTVE, encoded by the coding sequence ATGAACACAGCTCAGTCAACGTCAAAGCAGACGCTTAGTTATGTAGAACAAACCGCGCTCGTGCTGCTGGGCATGGGCGAGGATGCCGCAGCAAAAGTGTTGCAGCATTTCAGCCGTGATGAGACCCAGCGAGTGACACGTGCGATGGCAAAGTTAAATGGCATCAAAAGTGATTCTGCTCGCGGTGTGATTCAGCATTTTTTTGAAGATTTTCGCGAGCACAGCGGCATTCGTGGCGCATCGAAAGAATACTTGTCGAACACTTTACGCAAAGCTTTAGGTAACGATTTGGCAAAAGGTCTGCTGAACAACCTGTATGGCGATGAAATTCGCAACAACATGCAGCGCTTACAATGGGTAGAGGCCGAGACATTAGCGCGATTCATTGTTAACGAACACCCGCAAATGCAGGCGATTTTCTTGGCGTATTTACCAGCAGACAGTTCGTCGGCTGTTTTGAAGCATCTGCCGCAGGATTACCATGATGAAATCGTGTTCCGTATTGCTCAGTTGCAAGATATTGACCATCAGGTTGCGAACGATTTGCACGAATTGGTGGAACGTTGTATCGAGAAAGTGTCTGCAAGCCAAAGCACCCCGTTGTCGGGCGTGAAACAAGCTGCCGACATCATTAACCGATTTGAAGGCGACCGCGCGTCCTTGATGGAAATGCTTAAGTTGCATGACGAGAATGTGGTAAACGAAATCGAAGAGAATATGTTTGATTTCATGGTGCTGGGCCGTCAGCGCGAAGAAACCATGGATGCGTTGGTGCAACAGATCCCATTGGAACTGTGGGCGGTGGCATTGAAAGGTGCCGATATCCTACTGCAACAGGCGATCAAGCGTTCTATGCCGCAACGTATGGTGAAAGCGTTGGAAGACGATATGGAACTGCGTGGAGCCGTCGTGTTGAGCCGAGTACAGCGCGCGCGTCAGGATATTATGCAGATGGTGCGCGAGTTGGATGAAGCGGGTGAAATTCAACTGCTACTCTACGAAGAGCCAACAGTGGAGTAA
- the fliH gene encoding flagellar assembly protein FliH has product MAEKANNTMRLPPSGYRLHRFPPLAQPVNIEDDFAMENQGWQDTQADVQQQLEAGFQQGLQQGHDEGIRQGIEQGKQQGLLDGQKEGFQKGFVSGEQSGKQGFVEAAKPVHELFQALSRWQSDKEQQQRHMICELVQKVAQQVIRAELTLMPQQILALVDETLSAMPGKAESVIVHLNPQDLERITQINADLPTAWKLVANAELPVGGCQLVTEDAEADASCDSRLQACMDNVKQHLLDEAVLPQVDAAHE; this is encoded by the coding sequence ATGGCAGAAAAAGCAAATAACACCATGCGATTACCACCAAGTGGATACCGCTTACATCGTTTTCCTCCTTTGGCGCAACCTGTGAACATCGAAGACGATTTCGCGATGGAGAACCAAGGCTGGCAAGATACTCAAGCCGACGTTCAACAACAGTTGGAAGCGGGGTTTCAGCAAGGTTTGCAGCAAGGGCATGACGAGGGCATTCGCCAAGGTATTGAGCAAGGCAAGCAACAAGGTCTGCTTGATGGCCAAAAAGAAGGCTTTCAAAAAGGATTTGTGTCTGGAGAGCAATCTGGCAAGCAAGGTTTTGTGGAAGCGGCAAAACCCGTTCATGAGTTGTTCCAAGCATTATCTCGTTGGCAAAGCGATAAGGAACAACAGCAACGCCATATGATCTGTGAATTAGTGCAGAAGGTCGCACAGCAAGTTATTCGTGCTGAACTGACTCTGATGCCACAACAGATTTTGGCTTTGGTGGATGAAACCTTATCCGCTATGCCGGGCAAAGCAGAAAGCGTGATTGTACATCTGAATCCACAAGACCTAGAGCGAATCACGCAAATCAATGCTGACTTGCCAACCGCTTGGAAGCTTGTCGCAAACGCGGAGTTACCCGTTGGTGGGTGTCAGTTAGTGACTGAGGATGCAGAAGCCGATGCGAGCTGTGACTCTCGCTTACAAGCTTGTATGGATAACGTGAAACAACACTTGCTGGATGAAGCCGTATTGCCACAGGTTGATGCTGCACATGAGTAG
- the fliJ gene encoding flagellar export protein FliJ: MESKLKAVGKLRQMEEKQRDRVGQQLDVMRQRHSHLAVQLEQLSALKVHAGQSALTTPVLNSATLMNLNRVDQMLQKMLRHHEQEQAVMQAECASVQKHLEHKHARVQGLDKVLERWRSKQNYEKSKKEQKLIEDIINSRLKRKIL, from the coding sequence ATGGAGTCAAAGCTAAAAGCCGTCGGCAAGTTGCGCCAAATGGAAGAAAAGCAACGGGATAGAGTAGGGCAGCAATTAGATGTGATGCGTCAGCGTCACTCTCATCTTGCCGTTCAGTTAGAACAGCTTTCCGCTCTTAAAGTTCATGCGGGACAATCGGCGTTGACAACGCCAGTGCTCAATAGTGCCACCTTGATGAACTTAAATCGTGTCGACCAGATGCTACAAAAGATGTTGCGTCACCATGAGCAAGAACAAGCGGTAATGCAGGCTGAGTGTGCTTCGGTACAAAAGCATCTTGAACACAAACATGCTCGAGTTCAAGGGTTAGACAAAGTCCTCGAACGCTGGCGCAGCAAGCAGAACTACGAAAAATCGAAGAAAGAGCAAAAGCTGATTGAAGATATCATTAACTCTCGCTTAAAGCGCAAAATCTTATAG
- the fliE gene encoding flagellar hook-basal body complex protein FliE produces the protein MASQPTNAVSAEQLMLSKMEAMRTHVQPPEFVVSANPLDQQSLNAPLSFSQAMTSVLDTVNQHQSVASQKMTAVETGKSDDLVGAMVASQKASLSFNALMQVRNKVVMSFEDIMKMPV, from the coding sequence ATGGCAAGTCAACCTACCAATGCGGTCTCAGCAGAGCAATTAATGCTGTCGAAAATGGAGGCGATGCGAACGCATGTTCAGCCGCCAGAATTTGTAGTGAGTGCTAACCCTTTGGATCAGCAATCTTTGAATGCACCATTGTCTTTCTCGCAAGCAATGACCAGCGTTTTGGACACGGTTAACCAACACCAATCGGTCGCCAGTCAAAAAATGACAGCCGTTGAGACGGGTAAAAGTGATGATTTAGTAGGGGCAATGGTCGCCAGTCAGAAGGCGAGTCTCTCTTTCAATGCTTTGATGCAAGTGCGCAACAAAGTAGTGATGTCGTTTGAAGATATAATGAAGATGCCGGTGTAA
- the fliI gene encoding flagellar protein export ATPase FliI produces the protein MSSTSSHELLNERLSDALASLDSIPVARVTGRLIKVNGLMLQAVGCRFKLEQRCLVETAEGDMIEAQVVGFDHTVAYLMPIRRLGGLFAGAKVIPLDGDSTVQLSLQWLGRVVNGLGEPFDDGAPLKGGDRVSLEPKPINPLKRRPVDTPLDVGVRAINGLLTVGKGQRIGLMAGSGVGKSVLMGMITQNTEADVIVVGLIGERGREVREFIERNLTPEARQKAVIIAAPADESPLMRLRATLLCHRVAEYFRDQGKDVLLLMDSLTRYAMAQREIALSLGEPPASRGYPPSVFSVLPQLLERAGNSENPHGSLTAIYTVLAEGDDQQDPVVDSARAILDGHVVLSRQLAEQGHYPAIDINASISRCMNACTHEAHSTIANNFRQMYSNYLQVKELLPLGGYQPGQDPELDQSVSMYPHLRAYLQQSANESIDYPTSLTALAQMFQSEQQ, from the coding sequence ATGAGTAGTACTTCCAGCCACGAGTTGTTGAACGAACGCTTGAGTGATGCACTCGCATCGCTCGATTCGATTCCGGTTGCACGAGTGACAGGGCGACTAATCAAAGTTAACGGCTTAATGCTGCAAGCCGTGGGTTGTCGATTCAAGCTTGAACAACGCTGCTTAGTGGAAACCGCAGAAGGCGACATGATTGAAGCGCAAGTCGTCGGCTTTGATCATACAGTTGCTTACTTGATGCCGATTCGTCGTCTAGGTGGTTTGTTTGCGGGAGCAAAAGTGATCCCGCTGGATGGCGATAGTACCGTTCAACTCAGCTTACAATGGCTTGGTCGAGTAGTGAATGGTCTAGGTGAACCTTTCGATGATGGTGCGCCGCTTAAAGGGGGAGATCGTGTTTCACTTGAACCAAAACCGATTAACCCACTTAAGCGACGCCCTGTCGATACCCCGCTGGATGTTGGTGTTCGTGCCATTAATGGTTTATTAACCGTTGGCAAAGGGCAGCGTATTGGTTTAATGGCGGGCAGTGGTGTCGGTAAAAGTGTCTTGATGGGGATGATCACTCAAAACACCGAAGCTGATGTTATTGTTGTCGGCTTAATTGGCGAACGTGGTCGAGAGGTTCGAGAGTTCATCGAACGTAACTTAACACCAGAGGCCCGTCAGAAAGCGGTCATTATCGCCGCGCCAGCCGATGAATCCCCTTTGATGCGTTTGCGCGCGACTCTGCTTTGTCACCGTGTGGCGGAGTATTTCCGTGACCAAGGTAAAGACGTGTTGTTACTGATGGATTCTTTAACACGTTATGCAATGGCGCAGCGTGAGATAGCGCTGTCTTTAGGGGAGCCGCCAGCGTCACGTGGTTATCCGCCTTCAGTGTTCAGCGTGTTACCACAGCTGTTGGAACGTGCAGGTAACAGTGAAAATCCACATGGTAGTTTGACGGCGATTTATACGGTATTGGCGGAAGGGGATGACCAACAAGATCCTGTTGTGGATTCCGCACGTGCGATTCTTGATGGGCATGTGGTGCTTTCACGTCAACTCGCAGAACAAGGGCATTATCCAGCGATCGACATTAACGCATCGATAAGCCGCTGCATGAACGCCTGTACCCATGAAGCGCACAGCACGATAGCGAACAACTTCCGTCAAATGTACTCCAATTATCTTCAAGTTAAAGAACTCTTGCCACTTGGCGGATATCAACCAGGACAAGATCCGGAACTGGATCAGTCGGTTTCTATGTATCCGCATCTTAGAGCGTACTTACAGCAGTCGGCAAATGAGTCTATCGATTACCCAACCAGTTTGACCGCATTGGCACAAATGTTCCAAAGTGAGCAGCAATGA